A stretch of the Ischnura elegans chromosome 5, ioIscEleg1.1, whole genome shotgun sequence genome encodes the following:
- the LOC124158711 gene encoding WD repeat-containing protein 36, with translation MPRLFVKNRALGYVSNHVPLCVRYIRRRKQNFVITCVGNAFHTYNCGNLALLSVSGCHPADIQVLCGDAFLVYTACGNEIFAWKRGFELKHVYRGHLSPVQLMLPFGEHLISVDEDSNLIVWIIKTQDIYLELNFQENQFSISAMLHPSTYTNKVLLGSDKGELQLWNLHTSKLIYSFKGWGSSVLVLEQSPAVDVVAIGLASGQIILHNLRYDETVVNFSQDWGPVTSLSFRTDGPPFMISGSSAGHIVIWDLEKRRVASQLREAHAGAVTGLQCLPNEPVFVTSSPDNSLKTWIFDQPNDLARQLCAKEGHHLPPSIVRFHKADGKNMISSGGDASLRVFSTVTERFNKSMGRATYNRKAMKKGTVSVKSVMMPPVSMFAAESTRGKHWDDIICGHVGLNMVTTWSFEKFCMGSHKLVPHSTTGKDKGMVVSTLCLTHCGNYAIIGYSTGQIHRFNMQSGSHRGMYGSLTAHDSPVRGVAVDNLNKLVVSGDAIGIVKFWNFNPKLSTSPVYKLTLSEGISYFRSHDEASLLAVIMEDFSLCVIDQDTRSVVRKLDGHPNRITDAAFSPDARWLVTAGMDCLICVWDIPSGKPVELFRLDRACTSLSFSPNGQYLATTHVDLLGIYLWSNRALYTHVTLHPCPTPLEVASTLEELPLVELPGAVGESGLPHGEDEHGSDFDDEDEEPQYVSPEQLASDMISFSSLSTSRWQNLLNIDIIRRKNKPKKPPEAPKSAPFFLPTIPSLDFQFDIKPDEKDDAESSKKNHLYSMTAFGNLLLKTIDNNDFSAVLEKLKSLGPTSIDYEISCLSPENGGSLVLMLQFLRLIDHVFQSKKDYELAQAYLGLFLKVHGRTIAGDSNLIELSRKLSETQEECWNALQEKIFFCLSVVQSLKTL, from the exons ATGCCCCGCTTATTTGTTAAAAACCGTGCTTTGGGGTACGTGAGTAATCACGTTCCACTCTGTGTGCGGTATATTCGGCGAAGGAAACAAAATTTTGTCATAACTTGTGTGGGCAATGCATTTCACACATATAATTGTGGAAATCTTGCCCTTCTTAGTGTATCTGGGTGTCACCCTGCGGATATTCAAGTGTTATGTGGTGATGCATTCCTTGTGTACACAGCGTGTGGCAATGAGATATTTGCGTGGAAGAGAGGATTTGAACTGAAGCATGTTTATCGTGGACATTTGAGCCCTGTTCAGTTGATGCTTCCCTTCGGAGAGCATCTTATTTCAGTGGATGAAGACAGTAACTTAATAGTATGGATAATAAAGACCCAGGATATTTACTTAGAGCTAAATTTCCAGGAAAATCAGTTCAGCATTTCAGCAATGCTGCATCCTTCAACCTATACTAATAAG GTGTTGCTTGGTTCGGACAAAGGAGAACTTCAGTTATGGAATCTTCACACCTCCAAGTTGATCTATTCATTCAAGGGCTGGGGATCAAGTGTATTAGTGCTTGAGCAATCACCAGCTGTTGATGTTGTGGCCATTGGACTTGCATCTGGTCAAATCATTCTGCATAACCTTAGGTATGATGAGACTGTGGTAAATTTCTCCCAAGACTGGGGTCCTGTCACTTCCCTGTCATTTCGAACAGATGGTCCTCCTTTTATGATTTCTGGCTCCTCTGCTGGTCACATTGTGATTTGGGACTTGGAGAAGCGTCGAGTTGCCTCACAATTGCGGGAGGCCCATGCAGGAGCTGTCACTGGTTTGCAATGTTTGCCCAATGAACCAGTATTTGTTACTTCATCTCCTGACAATTCATTAAAGACCTGGATATTTGATCAGCCGAATGACTTAGCTAGGCAGTTGTGTGCGAAAGAAGGTCATCATCTTCCACCATCCATTGTCCGTTTCCATAAAGCTGATGGGAAGAATATGATCAGTTCTGGGGGGGATGCATCTCTGAGAGTTTTCTCTACTGTTACAGAAAGATTCAATAAAAGCATGGGAAGGGCAACATACAATAGGAAAGCTATGAAAAAAGGGACAGTGTCTGTGAAATCGGTAATGATGCCTCCAGTATCTATGTTTGCAGCAGAGAGTACCAGGGGAAAGCATTGGGATGATATTATATGTGGACATGTAGGTCTCAATATGGTTACTACAtggtcatttgaaaaattttgtatgGGCTCTCATAAATTAGTACCCCATAGTACGACGGGCAAGGATAAGGGTATGGTTGTGTCGACATTGTGCCTTACACATTGTGGTAACTATGCAATCATTGGTTACAGTACTGGGCAAATTCACAGATTTAATATGCAATCAGGAAGCCACCGTGGAATGTATGGTAGTTTGACCGCTCATGACTCACCTGTACGAGGTGTTGCTGTTGACAACCTAAATAAGCTGGTTGTATCTGGGGATGCTATTGGAATTGTTAAGTTTTGGAATTTTAACCCGAAGTTATCCACTTCACCAGTGTATAAATTAACTCTCTCAGAAGGAATATCTTATTTCCGTTCCCATGATGAAGCATCATTATTGGCCGTCATAATGGAAGACTTTTCTCTTTGTGTAATTGACCAAGACACTAGAAGTGTTGTCCGTAAGTTAGATGGCCATCCCAATCGAATCACTGATGCTGCCTTCAGCCCTGATGCCCGGTGGTTGGTAACGGCTGGTATGGATTGCTTGATATGTGTTTGGGACATTCCGTCTGGTAAACCGGTAGAATTATTTCGCTTGGATCGAGCTTGCACTTCGTTATCATTTTCTCCTAATGGCCAGTACCTTGCTACCACTCATGTTGACCTCTTGGGGATTTATCTATGGTCTAACAGGGCTCTTTACACTCATGTAACCCTTCACCCATGTCCTACTCCATTAGAAGTTGCATCCACTTTGGAAGAACTGCCTTTAGTTGAACTTCCTGGAGCTGTTGGGGAGAGTGGCTTGCCTCATGGTGAAGATGAGCATGGCTCAGACTTTGATGATGAGGATGAAGAACCACAGTATGTTTCTCCAGAGCAATTAGCCTCAGATATGATTTCATTTTCATCCTTGTCAACCTCTAGGTGGCAGAATTTGCTAAATATTGACATCATCAGGAGGAAAAATAAGCCCAAGAAGCCCCCCGAAGCTCCAAAGTCGGCTCCGTTCTTTTTACCCACCATCCCATCATTGGACTTTCAATTTGACATCAAGCCTGATGAAAAAGATGATGCTGAATCATCGAAAAAGAATCATCTCTATAGTATGACTGCTTTTggaaatttattgctgaaaacaATTGACAACAATGATTTTTCAGCTGTTTTGGAAAAGCTTAAATCTCTAGGCCCAACTTCTATCGATTATGAAATAAGTTGTCTGTCTCCAGAAAATGGTGGTTCATTGGTTTTAATGCTTCAGTTCCTGAGGTTGATTGATCATGTGTTTCAGAGTAAGAAGGATTATGAGCTTGCTCAGGCATACTTGGGTTTGTTCCTGAAAGTGCATGGTAGAACTATTGCTGGCGATTCAAATTTGATTGAGCTGTCAAGGAAATTATCAGAAACACAAGAAGAGTGTTGGAATGCcctgcaagaaaaaatatttttctgtcttaGTGTGGTTCAGTCTTTGAAAACTCTTTGA
- the LOC124159809 gene encoding uncharacterized protein LOC124159809 gives MLGLGISCIPSTFLILIHFFFFVEVVTFNYFNPSGSAPKRRKYLYFEQLLFLRDSLECRNTSSSLEHNNIDLNESAGEDNDVEPSPKADCPPKPGLTRNSRKHSTSRSFEESLLQILQDKRDEEKDIDVDKYFLLSLLPAFRRFNDDQKFYARTEIMNIMRRVRQSGSQNQMQTPYVLEQTNSQASTSQYFSTFVPRGQFQELLPPAAITSQNVWENTSTSPQF, from the coding sequence ATGTTGGGCCTTGGAATTTCTTGCATTCCAtctacgtttctgatcttgattcatttctttttcttcgttgaagtcgtcaccttcaattatttcaatccgTCAGGATCAGCACCAAAGAGGCGTAAATATCTGTATTTTGAGCAGTTATTATTTCTGAGGGACTCGCTTGAATGCAGAAATACATCCAGCAGTCTCGAACATAATAACATTGATTTGAACGAAAGCGCAGGTGAAGATAATGACGTAGAGCCTTCACCTAAAGCTGACTGCCCTCCTAAACCTGGCTTGACAAGGAATAGTCGAAAACATTCTACAAGCAGAAGTTTCGAAGAGTCTTTGCTGCAAATTCTACAAGATAAGAGGGACGAAGAAAAAGACATTGACGTAGACAAGTATTTTCTGTTGTCACTGCTTCCAGCTTTCAGACGATTTAATGACGACCAAAAATTTTATGCACGGACAGAAATCATGAACATAATGAGGAGAGTCCGACAATCAGGGAGCCAAAATCAAATGCAGACTCCGTATGTATTAGAGCAAACCAATTCTCAGGCATCAACATctcaatatttttcaacatttgtaCCAAGAGGGCAATTTCAAGAGCTTCTGCCACCAGCTgcaatcacttctcaaaatgtaTGGGAAAATACGTCGACAAGTCCTCAATTTtga
- the LOC124158712 gene encoding pre-mRNA-splicing factor RBM22, translating to MATSKTANTYNRQNWEDAEFPILCQTCLGDNPYIRMTKERFGKECKICSRPFTVFRWCPGARMRFKKTEVCQTCSRMKNLCQTCLLDLEYGLPIQVRDTALRIKDDIPRSEVNKEYYVQNVDREMSKVDNTVPGGAVGKSQAASDLLLKLARTSPYYKRNRPHICSFWVKGECKRGEECPYRHEKPTDPDDPLADQNIKDRYYGINDPVAEKLLRRAAAMPKLDPPEDKSITTLYIGNLGDKVTEKELRDHFYQYGEIRSLTLVPRQQCAFVQFTLRSSAEAAAERTFNKLILSGRRLTIKWGRAQARQPSLMPQMGSGAELEPVPGLPGTLPLPPDELQDNFFNLGSQSQDAPPRPSQSQLQPPGLPTSSVVTPTIAPSLPHMPPSMPPPLPVPPPMPQPMHAMRPPGPPPPPPFFFTPALRPPPRTNPPAPPGTNPFMAQSVAGVGVPPIPPPSMVPPGTPSVSSPSRPGPSSLSKAGIHYPSQDPSRLGTAQGIGKPKWADEVF from the coding sequence ATGGCAACCTCCAAGACTGCTAACACATACAATAGACAAAATTGGGAAGATGCTGAGTTTCCCATCCTGTGTCAAACATGCCTGGGAGATAACCCTTACATACGAATGACAAAAGAAAGGTTTGGCAAGGAATGTAAAATATGTTCCAGACCTTTTACAGTTTTCAGGTGGTGCCCTGGTGCTCGAATGCGCTTCAAGAAAACTGAGGTTTGCCAGACTTGCAGCAGGATGAAAAATCTCTGTCAAACATGCTTGTTGGACCTGGAATATGGGTTGCCTATCCAAGTCAGGGATACTGCTCTCCGCATTAAGGATGACATCCCTCGCTCCGAGGTCAACAAAGAATACTATGTGCAGAATGTAGACAGGGAAATGTCAAAGGTTGACAATACAGTCCCTGGTGGAGCTGTGGGAAAATCCCAAGCTGCCAGTGATTTACTACTAAAACTCGCTCGCACATCACCATACTATAAGAGGAATCGGCCTCATATTTGCTCATTCTGGGTCAAGGGTGAATGTAAACGTGGAGAAGAGTGTCCTTATCGCCACGAAAAACCTACAGATCCAGATGATCCTCTAGCTGATCAAAACATCAAAGACAGGTACTACGGCATCAATGATCCAGTGGCAGAGAAACTACTTCGTCGGGCTGCTGCCATGCCAAAATTAGATCCTCCGGAAGACAAGAGCATAACCACTTTGTACATCGGAAACCTTGGTGACAAGGTGACGGAGAAAGAACTCAGAGACCACTTTTACCAGTACGGTGAAATAAGATCTCTGACTCTGGTGCCCCGCCAGCAGTGTGCATTTGTACAGTTCACCCTTCGCTCATCTGCTGAGGCGGCTGCTGAACGTACATTCAACAAATTGATACTTAGTGGACGGCGTCTCACTATAAAATGGGGGAGAGCGCAAGCCCGCCAGCCATCACTCATGCCTCAGATGGGTTCAGGCGCAGAGTTGGAACCTGTTCCTGGTCTACCTGGTACTTTGCCTCTTCCTCCCGATGAGCTccaagacaactttttcaacctGGGGAGTCAGAGCCAAGATGCTCCACCGCGACCATCTCAATCACAGTTGCAACCTCCGGGACTGCCCACATCTTCGGTAGTCACTCCTACCATAGCGCCATCCCTTCCTCACATGCCCCCAAGTATGCCGCCACCGCTTCCAGTTCCTCCTCCGATGCCGCAACCTATGCATGCCATGAGGCCCCCTggtcctccccctcctcctccattcttcttcacCCCAGCGTTGCGACCTCCGCCTCGCACAAATCCTCCTGCACCCCCTGGCACCAACCCGTTTATGGCTCAGTCTGTCGCTGGAGTCGGTGTACCACCCATTCCACCCCCGTCTATGGTTCCGCCTGGAACTCCTTCTGTTTCCAGTCCATCCAGACCTGGGCCATCATCCCTCTCAAAAGCAGGCATACATTATCCTTCTCAAGATCCATCACGTCTTGGCACTGCACAAGGCATTGGGAAGCCCAAGTGGGCCGACGAAGTGTTTTGA